The Litoribacterium kuwaitense genomic interval CGATGGCAGGGCATAATAACCTTATGATCTTAGTTGCGCAGCGAACGGTGTTCCAATTACGAACAGAGCTGTTTCGCAAGTTCATAAACTGCCAATTGCTTACTTTGACAAGCGCCAACATGGAGAATTAATGAGTCGAGTGACAAATGATATCGAAAATGTGAGTAACACCTTAAACACATCCTTTATTCAAATTTGTTCAAGTGTATTGACACTCATCGGTACTGTCACTGTGATGCTTTGGCTGAGTCCGCTTCTGACAGCTGTGACGATGCTGATTATTCCAGCCATGTATTTTGGGATGAAATGGATTACGAAGCGAACGAGCGTAAGATTTAAAGCGCAGCAACGTCAGCTTGGGCAAATGAATGGATATATTGAGGAAACACTGTCGGGCCAGCGGATTATTAAGGCTTTTTCTCAAGAAGAACGTGTCATGGCGAAAATGAAGGAGCGGAACGACTCGTTACGTTCGGCAGGCTTTTGGGCGCAAGTCTACTCAGGTTTTATCCCAAAACTGATGAACTTCTTAAACAATGCCAGCTTTGCGCTTATTGCCGGCATCGGTGGCTTGCTTGCCCTCCAAGGCGTGGTCACAATTGGTACGATTGTGATCTTTGTAGAATTCTCGCGGCAATTTACTCGGCCATTAAATGACTTAGCGAACCAATGGAACACACTTCTTTCGGCTTTAGCAGGTGCGGAACGTGTGTTTGATGTCATCGATGAAAAGAATGAGTCTGAAGATGAGAAAGACGCGGTCGATGTTGAAGATACACAAGGAAGAGTAGAGTTTGCCGACGTTACGTTCTCCTACGAACAGGATGAGGGAGAAACCGTTCGAAATATATCATTTACTGCTTCACCAGGACAGACAATAGCATTTGTCGGACCAACTGGTGCAGGTAAGACGACGATGATTAACTTACTCACTCGCTTCTACGATGTTGATTCAGGAAGTATCCTTCTCGATGGGCAGCCGATTCAACAAATTCGTCGTGAAAGCCTTCGCAGTCATCTTGCCTGTGTACTGCAAGACACCTTTCTTTTTGCCGGAACGCTTCGGGAAAACATCCGTTACGGACGTTTAAATGCCACCGATGAAGAGGTGGAGGAGGCAGCGAAAAAAGCAAATGCCCATAGCTTTATTACCGCGCTTCCAAATGGTTATGATACGGTCTTAACCTCAGACGGTAGTGGCATCAGCCAAGGGCAAAAACAATTGCTTGCGATCAGCCGGGCGATTTTAGCAGATCCTAAAATCTTGATCTTAGATGAAGCAACGTCAAACATCGATACGGTCACTGAAGTAAAGATTCAAGAAGCACTTGGCCGTTTAATGGAAGGACGCACGAGCTTTGTCATTGCCCATCGTTTAAACACGATTCGCAAGGCTG includes:
- a CDS encoding ABC transporter ATP-binding protein — encoded protein: MFDVIDEKNESEDEKDAVDVEDTQGRVEFADVTFSYEQDEGETVRNISFTASPGQTIAFVGPTGAGKTTMINLLTRFYDVDSGSILLDGQPIQQIRRESLRSHLACVLQDTFLFAGTLRENIRYGRLNATDEEVEEAAKKANAHSFITALPNGYDTVLTSDGSGISQGQKQLLAISRAILADPKILILDEATSNIDTVTEVKIQEALGRLMEGRTSFVIAHRLNTIRKADRIVVLQEGQVTEIGNHDELLVRNGFYASLHKSAVEGLPLIEKAHG